A part of Acidobacteriota bacterium genomic DNA contains:
- the kdsA gene encoding 3-deoxy-8-phosphooctulonate synthase: MIAVPVTETVVLGRGALVLIAGPCVIESEAHALGLGQRIAATARAAGVPYIFKASFDKANRTSAASFRGPGLEAGLEILGRIRDELGVPVLTDIHEAWQAPRAAAVVDVLQIPAFLSRQTDLITEAARTGRVVNIKKGQFMAPLDMKHAIAKVRAAGNDRVFVTERGTSFGYNNLVVDMRGFPMMRALGAPVVFDVTHSLQLPGAGDGVSAGLSEYVEPLASAGVAAGVDGVFLEVHEAPERAKSDGPNALPLARLAPLLERLVALHAVVQGRTTAGQR, encoded by the coding sequence GTGATCGCCGTCCCGGTCACCGAGACGGTCGTCCTTGGACGCGGCGCGCTCGTGCTCATCGCGGGCCCGTGCGTCATCGAGAGCGAAGCCCACGCGCTCGGGCTCGGCCAGCGCATCGCCGCGACGGCCCGGGCGGCCGGCGTGCCGTACATCTTCAAGGCATCGTTCGACAAGGCGAACCGGACGTCGGCGGCCTCCTTTCGCGGGCCTGGCCTCGAGGCCGGCCTCGAGATCCTCGGCCGCATCCGCGACGAGCTCGGCGTGCCGGTGCTCACGGACATCCACGAGGCCTGGCAGGCGCCGCGTGCCGCCGCGGTCGTCGACGTGCTCCAGATTCCGGCGTTCCTGAGCCGGCAGACCGACCTCATCACGGAGGCGGCGAGAACGGGCCGCGTCGTCAACATCAAGAAGGGGCAGTTCATGGCGCCGCTCGACATGAAACACGCCATCGCGAAGGTCCGAGCCGCGGGCAACGACCGGGTGTTCGTGACCGAGCGCGGCACGTCGTTCGGCTACAACAACCTGGTCGTGGACATGCGCGGGTTTCCGATGATGCGCGCGCTCGGCGCACCCGTGGTGTTCGACGTGACGCACAGCCTCCAACTGCCCGGCGCCGGCGACGGCGTGAGCGCGGGGCTGTCGGAGTACGTCGAGCCGCTCGCCTCTGCAGGGGTCGCCGCAGGCGTGGACGGTGTCTTCCTCGAAGTGCACGAGGCGCCGGAACGGGCCAAGAGCGACGGCCCGAATGCGCTGCCGCTCGCCCGGCTCGCGCCGCTGCTCGAGCGGCTCGTCGCGCTGCACGCCGTCGTTCAAGGCCGCACGACTGCCGGCCAACGATGA
- a CDS encoding KpsF/GutQ family sugar-phosphate isomerase encodes MPGDRDTAAFARKVLETEAKAILGLIPRLDGQFDRALDLLEHCTGRVIVSGMGKSGIIARKIAATLSSTGTSAVFLHAAEAVHGDLGVVQANDVVLVLSYSGETEELVRLLEAIRRIGARLIALTGTPASTLGHAADATLSSEVAEEACPWNLAPTASTTAALAMGDALAMALAHRKGFNHEQFAHLHPGGRLGKRLMRVGALMHGGAALPAVAPDALMPDVIHEMSSKRLGMTCVVDEHGRLAGIVTDGDLRRHMTPGSNLLERQAREIMTRLPVTIHRDLMAVEALRVMEARKITAVVVVDASNVVEGVVHLHDLWRTQMF; translated from the coding sequence ATGCCGGGGGACCGCGACACGGCCGCGTTCGCGCGGAAGGTGCTGGAGACCGAAGCGAAGGCCATCCTCGGCCTCATTCCACGGCTCGACGGCCAGTTCGATCGCGCGCTCGATCTGCTCGAGCACTGCACGGGTCGCGTGATCGTGAGCGGCATGGGCAAGTCGGGCATCATCGCCCGGAAGATCGCCGCCACGCTGTCGAGCACCGGCACCTCCGCCGTCTTCCTTCACGCTGCGGAAGCCGTGCACGGCGACCTGGGGGTCGTGCAGGCGAACGACGTCGTGCTCGTGCTCTCCTACAGCGGCGAAACCGAAGAGCTCGTGCGCCTGCTCGAGGCGATTCGACGCATCGGCGCCCGGCTCATCGCCCTCACCGGTACTCCCGCGTCGACCCTGGGCCATGCCGCCGACGCCACGCTCAGCTCCGAAGTCGCCGAAGAAGCGTGCCCGTGGAACCTTGCCCCCACGGCGAGCACGACCGCCGCGCTCGCGATGGGCGACGCCCTGGCGATGGCGCTGGCTCATCGCAAGGGCTTCAACCACGAACAGTTCGCGCACCTGCACCCGGGAGGCCGCCTCGGCAAACGGCTGATGCGGGTCGGCGCGCTCATGCACGGCGGCGCGGCGCTGCCCGCGGTGGCGCCCGACGCGCTCATGCCGGACGTCATTCACGAGATGTCGAGCAAACGCCTGGGCATGACCTGCGTGGTCGACGAGCACGGGCGGCTCGCCGGCATCGTGACGGACGGCGATTTGCGCCGGCACATGACGCCCGGCTCGAATCTGCTGGAGCGGCAGGCGCGAGAGATCATGACGCGGCTGCCGGTCACGATTCACCGCGACCTCATGGCCGTCGAGGCGCTCCGCGTCATGGAGGCGCGCAAGATCACGGCGGTCGTCGTCGTCGACGCGTCGAACGTCGTCGAGGGCGTCGTGCACCTTCACGATCTCTGGCGCACGCAGATGTTCTAG
- a CDS encoding HAD hydrolase family protein: MAGPASREELDIRARRVRLLLLDVDGVLTDGTVHIHAGQGESKGFFIRDGAAMAWARRDGLEIGLLSGRPSDATVRRASELGLTIVCQPGPDKRQAYADILTGCGCADEETAYMGDDLLDLPVLQRVGLSAAPADAVDDVRSRVHWVSAYPGGRGAVRELIELILRAQGRWDGLVSRFLDRG; the protein is encoded by the coding sequence ATGGCTGGACCGGCTTCCCGCGAAGAACTCGACATCCGTGCGCGCCGCGTGCGCTTGCTGCTGCTCGACGTGGACGGCGTGCTGACCGACGGCACCGTCCACATCCACGCGGGGCAAGGCGAATCGAAGGGGTTCTTCATCCGCGACGGCGCGGCCATGGCGTGGGCACGCCGCGACGGTCTCGAGATTGGATTGCTGAGCGGCCGGCCGTCGGATGCCACGGTCCGCCGCGCGAGCGAGCTGGGCCTGACCATCGTGTGCCAACCTGGCCCCGACAAGCGCCAGGCGTATGCGGATATCCTGACGGGATGCGGCTGCGCGGACGAAGAGACGGCCTACATGGGCGATGATCTGCTCGACCTGCCGGTGTTGCAGCGGGTCGGGCTGTCGGCCGCGCCGGCCGATGCGGTCGACGACGTGCGGTCGCGCGTGCACTGGGTGAGCGCGTATCCCGGCGGCCGCGGCGCCGTGCGCGAGTTGATCGAGCTGATCCTGCGCGCGCAGGGCCGATGGGACGGTCTCGTGTCGCGCTTCCTGGACCGCGGCTGA
- a CDS encoding tetratricopeptide repeat protein: MQEYGGVLGVLVALLVGLAAGKAWERYKLVEGRWIDRRRLRQSPHFILGLNHLVAGQVDLAIEELERAAALDPSALEIRLVLGNLYREKGQTGRAIQEHQALVQRPRLNKVEQANVLLCLGLDYRRGGFVDRAVAVFTDVLKLDPENESALINLEKLQEDQHQWQEAYVTRRRLARIAGPPDQPRSQRVLAFLENELGLQALKEGRLDDAVRRFEAAIDLDAAVVPAYLHLGDAQSTRGEVQAAIATWERAIQVSIDRAHLALSRLERAYAALGQPERFADLCRRLIASAPREWRARIALAQHLSSRGRPAQAVELLFEALEHNPHALAIHQAVWATLSALDLPKHLVVRYIEVTRQSVFYLDPHVCLKCRYRSTELIWQCPHCHEWDTFVEDRIAPATDLESEIPPILAQ; the protein is encoded by the coding sequence ATGCAAGAGTACGGCGGCGTGCTCGGCGTGCTCGTGGCGTTGCTCGTCGGTCTCGCGGCCGGCAAGGCCTGGGAGCGCTACAAGCTCGTGGAGGGCCGGTGGATCGATCGCCGTCGTCTCCGTCAGTCGCCGCATTTCATTCTCGGGCTCAACCACCTGGTGGCCGGGCAGGTCGATCTCGCGATCGAGGAGCTCGAGCGGGCCGCGGCGCTGGATCCGAGCGCGCTCGAGATCCGGCTGGTGCTCGGCAATCTGTACCGCGAGAAAGGTCAGACCGGCCGGGCGATCCAGGAGCACCAGGCGCTCGTCCAGCGCCCTCGGCTCAACAAGGTCGAACAGGCCAACGTGCTGCTCTGCCTCGGGCTCGACTACCGACGTGGCGGTTTCGTCGATCGCGCGGTCGCGGTCTTCACCGACGTGCTGAAGCTCGATCCCGAGAACGAGTCGGCGCTCATCAACCTGGAGAAGCTGCAGGAGGATCAGCACCAGTGGCAGGAGGCGTACGTCACGCGGCGCCGCCTCGCCCGCATCGCCGGCCCGCCCGATCAGCCGCGCTCGCAGCGCGTGCTGGCCTTCCTCGAGAACGAGCTCGGCCTGCAGGCGCTCAAGGAAGGGCGGCTCGACGACGCGGTGCGACGGTTCGAAGCGGCGATCGACCTCGACGCCGCGGTCGTGCCGGCGTACCTGCATCTCGGGGACGCGCAGTCCACGCGTGGTGAGGTCCAGGCCGCCATCGCCACCTGGGAGCGGGCCATCCAGGTGTCGATCGATCGCGCGCACCTGGCGCTCAGCCGTCTCGAACGAGCGTACGCGGCGCTGGGACAGCCCGAACGCTTTGCCGACCTCTGCCGGCGGCTCATCGCGAGCGCGCCGCGCGAATGGCGCGCGCGCATCGCCCTGGCGCAGCACCTGTCGAGCCGCGGACGTCCCGCGCAGGCCGTCGAGCTGCTGTTCGAAGCGCTCGAACACAATCCGCACGCGCTGGCGATCCACCAGGCCGTCTGGGCGACGCTCTCGGCGCTCGACCTCCCGAAACACCTGGTCGTGCGCTACATCGAAGTGACCCGACAGTCGGTCTTCTACCTCGATCCACACGTGTGCCTGAAGTGCCGGTACCGGAGCACGGAGCTCATCTGGCAGTGCCCCCATTGCCACGAGTGGGACACGTTCGTGGAAGACCGCATCGCCCCGGCCACGGACCTCGAGTCCGAGATTCCGCCCATCCTGGCGCAGTGA
- a CDS encoding dephospho-CoA kinase has translation MRVALTGGIGTGKSYCLARFAHLGAPVTSADALARDAVAPGSRALAAIVQRFGAGILAPDGTLDRNALARIVFHDAHARRDLESIVHPIVYARVRDWFTTLPVAGPDAAAPADVGIADIPLLYETGHEVDFDRVVVAACAPATQLARVAARGGIGAGEANARIAAQWPIDAKRARADYVIDTDGSFADTDRQVEEVWNALRHEPRPA, from the coding sequence ATTCGCGTCGCGCTGACGGGCGGCATCGGCACGGGCAAGTCCTACTGTCTCGCGCGCTTCGCGCACCTCGGCGCACCGGTGACGAGCGCGGACGCACTCGCACGCGACGCCGTGGCTCCGGGCTCGCGCGCGCTCGCGGCGATCGTCCAGCGATTCGGCGCGGGGATATTGGCGCCTGACGGCACCCTCGACCGTAACGCGCTCGCGCGCATCGTCTTCCACGACGCGCACGCGCGGCGCGATCTCGAGAGCATCGTGCATCCGATCGTCTACGCTCGCGTCCGCGACTGGTTCACGACGCTACCGGTTGCCGGCCCGGACGCGGCCGCGCCGGCGGATGTCGGGATCGCCGACATCCCCCTGTTGTACGAAACCGGCCACGAGGTGGACTTCGACCGCGTCGTGGTCGCCGCGTGCGCGCCGGCGACGCAGCTCGCGCGCGTCGCGGCACGCGGGGGGATCGGCGCCGGGGAGGCGAACGCGCGCATCGCGGCACAGTGGCCAATCGACGCCAAGCGCGCGCGCGCCGACTACGTGATCGACACGGACGGCTCGTTTGCCGACACCGACCGGCAGGTGGAAGAGGTCTGGAACGCCCTGCGACATGAGCCGCGTCCGGCCTGA
- a CDS encoding bifunctional 5,10-methylenetetrahydrofolate dehydrogenase/5,10-methenyltetrahydrofolate cyclohydrolase, translating to MAARRLDGTAASAAIRAELQPQVADFTRRAGRPPSLGIVLAGDDAASHVYVSAKERAGAETGLRVSVHRLPAVARLDEVLAVVDRLNRDPACDGILVQSPLPSHMGRAQAVFDAIDPEKDVDGFHPANVGRLVQGRATLAPCTPSGVIELLDREGVAIDGRHAVVVGRSDIVGKPMALLLLQRNATVTICHSKTMDLASITRQGDILVSAIGRPGFITAPMVRRGAAVVDVGTTPTSVRETVVALFGAGSSRVAAFDRKGSTVVGDVHPSVADVAGAVSPVPGGVGPLTIAMLLKNTLAAAQAREASHGLGHRRGDVEV from the coding sequence ATGGCAGCTCGTCGTCTCGACGGCACCGCGGCATCCGCCGCAATCCGTGCCGAACTCCAGCCGCAGGTGGCCGACTTCACGCGTCGCGCCGGGCGGCCTCCGTCGTTGGGCATCGTCCTTGCCGGCGACGATGCCGCCTCGCACGTGTACGTCAGCGCCAAAGAACGGGCGGGCGCCGAGACCGGCCTGCGCGTCTCGGTTCATCGGCTGCCCGCCGTGGCGCGCCTCGACGAGGTGCTCGCGGTCGTTGATCGGCTGAACCGCGATCCGGCGTGCGACGGCATCCTCGTGCAGTCGCCGCTGCCCTCGCACATGGGCAGGGCCCAGGCCGTGTTCGACGCCATCGATCCGGAGAAGGACGTGGACGGGTTCCACCCCGCGAACGTCGGCCGGCTCGTCCAGGGGCGCGCGACGCTGGCGCCCTGCACGCCGTCCGGCGTCATCGAGCTGCTCGATCGAGAGGGCGTCGCCATCGACGGCCGCCACGCCGTCGTCGTCGGACGGAGCGACATCGTCGGCAAGCCGATGGCGCTGCTGCTCCTGCAGCGGAACGCGACCGTCACGATCTGTCACTCGAAGACGATGGATCTCGCCAGCATCACCCGGCAGGGCGACATCCTCGTGTCCGCCATCGGGCGGCCCGGATTCATCACCGCGCCGATGGTGCGGCGGGGTGCGGCCGTCGTGGACGTCGGCACCACGCCGACGAGCGTCCGCGAGACGGTCGTGGCGTTGTTCGGGGCGGGCAGCTCACGGGTTGCGGCGTTCGATCGAAAGGGAAGCACGGTCGTCGGCGACGTGCACCCTTCCGTCGCGGACGTCGCCGGCGCGGTCTCGCCGGTGCCGGGCGGCGTGGGGCCGCTCACGATCGCGATGCTGCTCAAGAACACGCTCGCCGCGGCGCAGGCGCGCGAGGCGAGCCACGGCCTCGGCCATCGGCGCGGCGACGTCGAGGTCTGA
- the thiE gene encoding thiamine phosphate synthase, with protein MRQPLPRLYAILDTDTAARYGLASLDLFDGWLRAGIQLVQLRAKTMASGALLDLADAMAARAREAGITLIVNDRADIAALARASGVHVGQDDLAPRDVRQVVGDAALVGVSTHTPAQAAAALETPIDYLAIGPVFATTTKDRPDPIVGLEGVAAAASIARPRGVPVVAIGGITAACARAVLDAGAASVAVAGGLIGPDPERQARAFLRALASR; from the coding sequence GTGCGCCAGCCGCTTCCACGCCTGTACGCGATCCTCGACACGGATACGGCAGCCAGGTACGGGCTCGCCTCGCTCGATCTCTTCGACGGCTGGCTGCGAGCCGGCATCCAGCTCGTGCAGCTCCGCGCGAAGACCATGGCCAGCGGCGCGCTGCTCGATCTCGCGGACGCGATGGCTGCGCGCGCGCGTGAGGCCGGCATCACCCTCATCGTCAACGACCGGGCAGACATCGCGGCCCTCGCCCGTGCGTCGGGCGTGCACGTCGGCCAAGATGATCTCGCCCCGAGGGACGTGCGGCAGGTCGTCGGCGACGCGGCCCTCGTCGGCGTCTCCACGCACACGCCGGCACAGGCGGCCGCCGCGCTCGAGACACCGATCGACTATCTCGCGATCGGTCCGGTGTTTGCGACGACGACCAAGGATCGCCCTGATCCGATCGTGGGGCTCGAGGGCGTCGCCGCCGCGGCCAGCATCGCGCGGCCGCGTGGTGTTCCCGTGGTGGCGATTGGCGGAATCACGGCGGCATGTGCGCGGGCCGTGCTCGACGCTGGTGCCGCGTCCGTCGCGGTGGCCGGAGGCTTGATCGGGCCCGATCCCGAGCGACAGGCGCGCGCGTTCCTGCGCGCGCTGGCGTCGCGCTGA
- the accC gene encoding acetyl-CoA carboxylase biotin carboxylase subunit yields the protein MFKKILIANRGEIALRIICACRELGIKTVAVYSEADEHSLHVRFADEDVCIGPARSADSYLNVPAIISAAEITGADAIHPGYGFLSESAYLAEVCEACHIKFIGPYPNVIRLMGDKARARRAMKKAGVPVLPGSDGPVSGEDQALKVARELGYPVIIKAVAGGGGRGMRVVRDQDELAKSLRTAMREAESAFGVGDVYLEKYVESPRHIEIQVLGDHHGNVIHLGERECSVQRRHQKLIEEAPSAALTAKQRRKLGSTVVDAARAVQYTNAGTFEFLLDPQGQFYFLEVNTRLQVEHPVTEFVTGVDIVKEQILVAAGRRLSVKQSDIKITGHALECRVNAEDPETFVPSPGVIHAFSVPGGPGVRVDSYAHSECTVSPYYDSLIAKIITYGRDRQEAIARMRRTLEMTVVDGIKTSIPLHLRILQDPDFVAARISTSFMDRFMPEKKAASAAPLAESA from the coding sequence ATGTTCAAGAAGATCCTGATCGCGAACCGCGGGGAAATCGCCCTTCGCATCATCTGCGCGTGCCGCGAGCTCGGCATCAAGACCGTCGCGGTCTATTCCGAGGCCGACGAGCACTCGCTGCACGTCCGGTTCGCCGACGAGGACGTCTGCATCGGCCCGGCTCGGAGTGCCGACAGCTACTTGAACGTGCCGGCGATCATCAGCGCCGCCGAGATCACGGGGGCGGATGCCATTCATCCCGGCTACGGCTTCCTGTCCGAGAGCGCGTATCTCGCCGAGGTCTGCGAGGCCTGCCACATCAAGTTCATCGGCCCGTACCCGAACGTCATCCGGCTGATGGGCGACAAGGCCCGCGCGCGCCGCGCGATGAAGAAGGCCGGTGTTCCGGTGCTGCCGGGCAGCGACGGGCCGGTGAGCGGCGAGGATCAGGCCCTGAAGGTGGCCCGGGAGCTCGGCTACCCGGTGATCATCAAGGCCGTCGCGGGCGGCGGCGGGCGCGGCATGCGCGTCGTGCGTGATCAGGACGAGCTCGCCAAGTCGCTTCGCACGGCGATGCGCGAGGCCGAGTCGGCGTTCGGCGTCGGCGACGTCTATCTCGAGAAGTACGTCGAGTCGCCGCGTCACATCGAAATCCAGGTGCTGGGGGACCACCACGGCAACGTGATTCATCTCGGCGAGCGCGAGTGCTCCGTGCAGCGGCGGCACCAGAAGCTCATCGAGGAGGCCCCATCGGCCGCGCTGACCGCCAAGCAGCGGCGGAAGCTGGGATCGACGGTCGTGGACGCCGCGCGGGCCGTGCAGTACACGAATGCTGGCACGTTCGAGTTCCTCCTGGACCCGCAGGGCCAGTTCTACTTCCTCGAGGTCAACACGCGGCTTCAGGTGGAGCATCCCGTCACTGAGTTCGTGACCGGCGTGGACATCGTCAAGGAGCAGATTCTCGTGGCGGCCGGGCGGCGGCTCTCCGTGAAGCAGAGCGACATCAAGATCACCGGTCACGCCCTCGAGTGTCGCGTCAACGCCGAGGATCCCGAGACGTTCGTTCCGAGCCCTGGCGTGATCCACGCGTTCTCCGTGCCGGGCGGCCCGGGCGTGCGGGTCGATTCCTACGCCCACTCCGAGTGCACCGTCTCGCCGTACTACGATTCGCTCATCGCCAAGATCATCACCTACGGCCGCGACCGCCAGGAGGCCATCGCGCGGATGCGACGCACGCTCGAGATGACGGTCGTCGACGGCATCAAGACCTCGATTCCGCTCCACCTGCGCATCCTGCAGGACCCGGATTTCGTCGCGGCGCGCATCAGCACCAGCTTCATGGACCGGTTCATGCCGGAGAAGAAGGCCGCCAGCGCCGCGCCGCTCGCCGAGAGCGCCTGA
- the accB gene encoding acetyl-CoA carboxylase biotin carboxyl carrier protein produces the protein MDLEDIKQLLELVRAHDLAEFELERDGLKLRVRKAGREIAHGVIMAPHEAVAPAAIPVAVPAASASTGAAPAKPEPADAVDLGVIKSPIVGTFYSATEPGAPPFVQVGDRVAKGQVLCIIEAMKLMNEIESDCDGEIVKVYVENGKAVQFGDRLFAIKVS, from the coding sequence ATGGACCTCGAGGACATCAAGCAGCTCCTGGAGCTGGTCCGGGCGCACGACCTGGCGGAGTTCGAGCTCGAGCGAGACGGCCTGAAGCTTCGCGTCCGGAAAGCCGGCCGCGAGATCGCGCACGGCGTGATCATGGCGCCTCACGAGGCCGTGGCGCCGGCTGCGATTCCGGTGGCGGTCCCCGCGGCCAGCGCCTCGACGGGCGCCGCACCGGCGAAGCCGGAGCCGGCCGATGCAGTCGATCTCGGCGTGATCAAGTCGCCGATCGTCGGCACGTTCTACTCGGCGACCGAGCCCGGCGCCCCGCCCTTCGTTCAGGTGGGCGACCGCGTGGCCAAGGGCCAGGTGCTCTGCATCATCGAAGCGATGAAGCTGATGAACGAGATCGAGAGCGACTGCGACGGCGAGATCGTCAAGGTCTACGTCGAGAACGGCAAGGCGGTCCAGTTCGGCGACCGGCTGTTCGCCATCAAAGTCAGCTGA
- a CDS encoding aminopeptidase P family protein gives MDERPQPAWTGRLHALERGLGAETLDGFVVSTPLNLVYLTGYAGSAGLVLITPRQRILIVDGRYDVVTREDIRAGRLAQLEVERVERRYDLTLGDIVKKLGLRRVGFESAHVTVSTAAAWQRAAPEVLWIPLEKVVERQRMIKDAAETAVLRKGGETLRPVVAALREILRPGRTEREVADGIDAAILAAGFERPSFPTIVASGPNSAHPHARPGNRALARGDLVVLDFGGVLDGYCVDLTRMAAIGEVRPEARALLTAVDAAHAAALASVRPGVLTSAIDAAARDALESRGLGQAFPHSTGHGLGLEIHEAPRIGRPDPETDEVVQAGMVFTIEPGAYVEGQGGVRLEDDVLVTAHGCDVLTDIPRQVLVI, from the coding sequence ATGGACGAACGCCCGCAGCCGGCCTGGACCGGACGCCTGCACGCGCTCGAACGTGGCCTCGGGGCCGAGACTCTCGACGGTTTCGTCGTCTCGACGCCGCTCAACCTCGTGTACTTGACCGGCTACGCTGGCTCGGCCGGCCTGGTTTTGATCACGCCACGACAACGCATCCTGATCGTCGACGGCCGCTACGATGTCGTCACGCGCGAGGATATTCGCGCCGGCCGGCTGGCGCAGCTCGAGGTGGAACGCGTCGAGCGCCGGTACGACCTGACGCTTGGCGACATCGTCAAGAAGCTCGGCCTTCGCCGCGTCGGATTCGAGAGCGCGCACGTCACGGTCTCGACGGCAGCCGCCTGGCAGCGAGCCGCGCCGGAAGTCCTGTGGATTCCGCTTGAGAAGGTCGTCGAACGCCAGCGGATGATCAAGGATGCCGCCGAGACGGCCGTGCTCCGAAAAGGCGGCGAGACCCTGCGGCCCGTGGTCGCGGCGCTCAGGGAGATTCTGCGGCCTGGTCGGACCGAGAGGGAAGTCGCCGACGGGATCGACGCGGCCATTCTGGCGGCGGGATTCGAGCGTCCGTCGTTTCCGACGATCGTCGCATCCGGACCGAATAGCGCCCATCCGCACGCGAGGCCAGGCAATAGGGCACTCGCCCGCGGCGACCTCGTCGTGCTGGACTTTGGCGGCGTCTTAGACGGATACTGCGTCGACTTGACGCGCATGGCGGCCATTGGCGAGGTCCGACCCGAGGCGCGCGCGCTCCTCACTGCCGTGGACGCCGCGCATGCGGCCGCGCTCGCGAGCGTCCGTCCGGGCGTGCTGACGTCAGCGATCGACGCGGCAGCCCGGGACGCCCTCGAATCCCGAGGGCTGGGCCAGGCATTTCCGCATTCGACCGGACACGGTCTCGGCCTGGAGATTCACGAAGCGCCGAGAATCGGCCGACCGGATCCGGAGACCGACGAGGTCGTCCAGGCCGGCATGGTGTTCACGATTGAGCCCGGGGCCTACGTCGAAGGCCAGGGTGGCGTGCGATTGGAGGATGACGTGCTCGTGACGGCTCATGGATGCGATGTCCTCACGGACATCCCCCGACAGGTCCTGGTGATCTGA
- a CDS encoding tetratricopeptide repeat protein has protein sequence MKGGGLLLNRTRQVPAEDTAAFAGIAERFRRAGDLDRAITLCRDGLKKFPTLLSARVTLGWALLDKGCYDEARAELEQVLRRAPDNLAAIRGLAELHDRSEHIAQAADASWHQVPAAEDDPPAIAAADPDLPISSIFATAASLDEPIRLADFDVSAPADAPVEFETTTRPATDWPLSAADGLPVDLGSAVMSAREDLRLGSPAEKTAYVEQAAKAIAPEFEGISLAASDGVEPTSLQWDGLAGHSDAAPLVVEAAADDGRDKVVEQEAIVTLPASADLELEVLADAFSAEPFDPVVPQALELTNDTAGPDTLIAELQASGFADLKLEPPTFGDVPILEAAAPASPATAADMDAERPLHLEEEPSGAAEVNAAGSELALLPVAFEDGLAAAVPLGIAFAGHAQVESDLEIRAARPGTRADVETEEEQIEKRLKEAAIDLPPAREVMDVLELAPAFEAPAAVLPATSALPVLELVPGVVGSVLPESSATAALVPSGAHGDAPAFVAMPIPLVNDIGRPRDRETQAVLAALTRFSRQAHARRLELDARSVA, from the coding sequence ATGAAGGGCGGAGGGCTGCTGCTCAACAGGACTCGGCAGGTGCCGGCGGAAGACACCGCTGCGTTTGCCGGGATCGCCGAACGCTTCCGTCGGGCAGGCGATCTCGATCGCGCGATCACGCTGTGCCGCGACGGCTTGAAGAAGTTTCCGACGCTGCTCTCGGCCCGCGTCACGCTCGGCTGGGCCCTGCTCGACAAAGGGTGCTACGACGAGGCGCGTGCCGAGCTCGAGCAGGTGTTGCGGCGCGCGCCGGACAACCTCGCTGCGATTCGCGGGCTGGCCGAGCTGCACGACCGCAGCGAGCACATCGCACAGGCTGCCGATGCGAGCTGGCACCAGGTGCCCGCCGCCGAAGACGATCCGCCTGCGATCGCCGCCGCCGATCCGGATCTGCCGATCAGTTCGATCTTCGCGACCGCTGCATCGCTCGACGAGCCCATCAGGCTGGCGGACTTCGACGTCTCGGCACCCGCCGACGCGCCCGTGGAGTTCGAGACGACCACCCGTCCGGCGACCGACTGGCCGTTGTCTGCCGCCGATGGATTGCCGGTCGACCTTGGATCGGCCGTGATGTCGGCCCGCGAGGACCTTCGTCTCGGCTCGCCCGCCGAGAAGACCGCCTACGTCGAACAGGCCGCGAAGGCCATCGCGCCCGAGTTCGAAGGGATCTCGCTCGCGGCTAGCGATGGCGTCGAGCCGACGTCGCTCCAGTGGGACGGCCTTGCCGGGCACAGCGACGCAGCCCCGCTCGTCGTCGAGGCGGCCGCAGACGATGGGCGCGACAAGGTCGTGGAGCAGGAGGCGATCGTCACGCTGCCGGCGTCCGCCGATCTCGAGCTCGAGGTGCTCGCGGATGCATTCTCCGCGGAGCCCTTCGATCCGGTCGTCCCGCAGGCTTTGGAGCTGACCAACGATACGGCCGGCCCCGACACGCTCATCGCCGAGCTGCAGGCTTCCGGCTTCGCGGATCTGAAGCTCGAGCCGCCCACGTTCGGCGACGTCCCGATTCTGGAGGCCGCGGCGCCGGCATCGCCGGCCACGGCGGCTGACATGGACGCCGAGCGCCCCCTGCATCTCGAGGAGGAACCGTCCGGCGCCGCGGAGGTGAATGCGGCCGGTTCGGAACTGGCTCTGCTGCCCGTGGCGTTCGAAGACGGCCTTGCCGCGGCCGTGCCCCTCGGCATTGCGTTCGCCGGTCACGCACAGGTTGAAAGTGACCTCGAGATCCGGGCCGCTCGGCCCGGCACGCGCGCGGATGTGGAGACAGAAGAGGAGCAGATCGAGAAACGGCTGAAGGAGGCTGCTATAGATCTGCCGCCGGCGCGCGAGGTCATGGACGTCCTCGAGCTCGCGCCAGCCTTCGAAGCGCCAGCAGCCGTGCTCCCGGCGACGTCTGCACTGCCGGTGCTCGAGCTCGTGCCCGGCGTCGTCGGTTCCGTGCTGCCCGAATCGAGCGCCACGGCGGCTCTGGTGCCATCGGGCGCCCACGGGGACGCGCCGGCCTTCGTCGCCATGCCGATCCCGCTCGTCAACGACATCGGACGGCCGCGCGACCGCGAAACGCAGGCCGTATTGGCGGCGCTGACCCGATTCTCCCGGCAGGCTCACGCCCGGCGACTGGAACTCGACGCCAGGTCTGTGGCGTAA